Within the Pseudomonadota bacterium genome, the region CGGTTCCGGCGCGACGACATCGTCGAGTTCCTGACCAAGTTCGGCTACCCGGTTCCGGATGGCTTCGCCATGACGCCGCGGCGCGTCGTGATCATCGACGGGGCCGCCGGCACGCGAGACCAGATCGCGCGCACCCTCGGCAGCGAAGTCGACGTCCAGACCTTCTCGGATTGCCTCGACGCCGCGGTCGCGATCGGCCGGCAGTCGCCCACGGTCGTCTGCGTCAACGCGGACGGGGGCCCGGAGCTCGTGCACGCGGCGAACCGGCTCGCCGTTTGCGCGGCGCCGTCGAAGGTGGTCGTGTACGGCGCGGCGGCGGATCGGGCCGGCCTCGACGAGGCGCTCCTCACGATCAAGCCCGGCGACTGCGGCGAGATCGGCCGCGTCGTCCGCTCCCTGCTCAAGTCGAGCTAGGGTTCCCTTTCGGGGGCGGGGTGAGATCCCGCGACCCTACGGCTTCCGGAGCGCGAACCCGTGCCGCGCGAGATCTGCCGCAAGCCAGTCGTAGTCGGCCGCGATGCGTCGCTGCGCGGACTCGAACGCCATCTCCTCGGTCTCCGTCCGGTAGAAGAACCGCATGAGCGTGCCGCTCATCTTCTCGAGATCGCGCGGGGTCGGCGAGAAGACGAACACCGTGACCTCGGGGTAGGACTCCTCGGCGCGGCCTATCACCTCGGAGAAGCGCGTCCGGATCATCGACTTCACCGACTGCACGGTCGTGAACAGGCCTCCGCGACCGCTCGCGAAGCCCGGTTCGTCCACCTGGACCGGCGTCAGGGGATCGATGCAGATCACGAGCCGCGCGCCGTTGGCGACCGCCACGTCGAGATCGATGGTCCGCGTGAAGATGCCGTCCACGAAGTAGTGGCCGCCGATCTGCTCCGGCGCGTAGTACGGGGTCATGGCGGCCGACGCGCGGATCGCGCTCGAGATCGGGACGTCGTCCATCCCCTCGACGCCGAACGTCACGTGGGCGCCCGAGTCCTGATCCGTCGCGCCGATGTAGAGCTGCCTCCCGAGCTTCGTGAAGTCGTTCGTCAACCCGGGCTTCGAGAGCTCCCGGGAGAGGTACTCGCGCAGCTTGTCCCCGGAGAACAGCGCGTTCGGCGCGACCTTCATCGCCGAGTCGATGGGGCTCGTCAAGAAGCGGCCCCGCATCATGTCCGTAACCGCGCCGCCGATCCGACGCGCGACCTCGCCGAGGTTGGGGTCGAAGAGCATCGTCCGCGTGACCGGCGCGATCCGGCTCTCGCGCCCGTGGAGGGCGTCGGCGATCTCGGCCGGCCGGACGCCGTTCGCGAGGAACGCGGCGATGACGGCACCCGCAGAAATGCCCGAAAACACGTCGAAATCGCAGACCGCGCGGCCGTCGAGGACGGCGTCCAGGGCGCGCAGGACGCCGATCTCGTAGAACATGCCCTCGATGCCGCCGCCGGCGAGGCACAGGGCGATCTTGCCGGGCTCGGAAGGCCTCGCGACGCGGTGCGCCGCGGAGAGGATCTCGGCGAGCGACGGAGGATCGACGAGCACGCCGCCGAGCTGGAGCGAGCCGATGGCGTACGAGTGCAGCGCGGTCGACTCGCCGCGCGGCAGGATGACGATCACCGCGTTCCGGGGCGCGATCCGGACGCTCCCCGCGCTCGCGAGCAGCCCGGGCAGGATCTTGCCCGCCGTGGTCTCGCCGAACTCCGCGCACCCGTCGTCGCCCCGGTTGTCGATGAGGATCGCGCCGTGGGGCCGCTGCCGGATCTCCGAAAGCGCCTCGGCCGGATCGCCGTAGAGCCGCACGCGGAGCCGCGTCCCGTCGGGCAGCGCGATCGAGCCGTCCGGCCCCTCGAGCGCCGCCAGCTCGGCGGCCCGCGCCGCGTGGACGTTCCGCCCGACGACCAGCGCGACGTTGGGCGTTTGTTCTTGAGCTCCCGACATCACCCTGCCTTCAAATCTGAAACGAACCTGGAAACCCTCATACGTAAATCGTAATTGATGATCGTTACGTTTTCATGATACGCAATCGGCAACCATCTGCAAAAGAACATTTGGAGGGACGCCATGGCCGAAGATAAAGTTGTCGCCAGCTTCAAGCGCAATCCGACCGAAGAGGTCCGCGCGGGCATCAAGGAATTCAAGGGCCGTCGGTACATCGACCTGCGGATCTACTACATGGACGACCAGGGCGAGTGGAAGCCGACGCGCAAGGGGATCTCCCTCGCGACCGACTTCATGCCCGAGCTGAAGCAGGCGGTCTCCGCGATCGAGACCGAACTCGGCAAGCTCGAAAAAGAGGAATAGCCCGCCTCCCAACGCCGGTTCGCCGCCCCCGGACCGACGCCCGTCGCGCCCGGCACGATCGACCCGGTCCTCGGGTTTCAACAGACCCGCCGTTGTGGTATGTCCGCCGATGACGTTTCACAGGAGGAGCCGATGCCCCACCGTATCGAGATCGCCCTCAAGCGAGGCCACCGCGACGCGCTCGGCGCGCGCGTGGCGTCGGAGATAGGGCGCTACCTGGGCTACCAGGTCGCGAAGGTGCGCACGGTCGACGTGTACACCGTGGACGCCGATCTCGCGCGCGGAGAGCTCGAGCGCCTCGCCGAGGCGTTCCGCGATCCCGTGATCCACGACTGGTCGGTGGACTCCCCGCTCGCGCGCGGCTTCGACTGGCTCATCGAGGTCGGGTTCAAGCCGGGCGTCACCGACAACGTCGGCCGGACCTCCACCGAGTCGGCGCGCCTAGTCTTGGGGGACGCGCTGCCCGAGACGGCGTGCGTCTACACGAGCCGTCAGTACCTCCTCTTCGGCGAGCTCGTGCGCTCCGAGGCCGAGGCGATCGCGACGGGGCTCCTGTGCAACACGCTCATCCACAGGTTCCGCGCCGTCGACCGGCGCGCGTTCGAGGAGTCCCTTGGCATGTCCGCCGAGGTCCCGCGCGTCACCGACCACGCGCCGCCGATCGTGGAGACTATCGACCTCGAGCGCGGCGACGAGGCGCTCGCGGAGCTCTCGAAGCGGCGCACGCTCGCGCTCTCCCTCGACGAGCTGCGCACCGTGCGCGATCACTACCGCGATCCCGCGGTGCAGGAGGCCCGCAGATCGCGCGGGCTGCCCGAGGCGCCGACCGACGTCGAGGTCGAGGTGCTCGCGCAGACCTGGTCGGAGCACTGCAAGCACAAGATCTTCAACGCGTACGTCTCGTACTTCGACGAGGCGACCGGGGCGAGCGAGATCGACTCCATCTTCAAGAAGTACATCCAGCACGCGACCGCGGTCGTGCGGCGGGAGCTCGGCGCCGACGACTTCTGCCTGTCGGTCTTCAAGGACAACGCCGGCGTGTGGCGGTTCGACGACGACACGAACCTCGTGTTCAAGGTCGAGACCCACAATTCGCCGTCCGCGCTCGATCCGTACGGCGGCGCGCTGACCGGCATCGTCGGCGTGAACCGCGATCCGCTCGGCACGGGGCGCGGTGCGCGGCTGTTCTGCAACACGGACGTGTTCTGCCTCGCCGACCCGTCCTTCGACGGCGAGATCCCGCCGCGGCTCCTGCACCCGCGCCGCGTCATGGAGGGCGTGCGCGAGGGCGTCGAGCACGGCGGCAACAAGAGCGGCGTGCCCACGGTCAACGGATCGCTCGTGTTCGACGAGCGCTTCCTCGGCAAGCCGCTCGTCTTCTGCGGCACCGGCGGCATCATGCCCGCCGAGATCGACGGGACGCCCGGGTACGAGAAGGCCGCCCGGCCGGGGGATCGCGTCGTCATGATAGGCGGCCGCATCGGCAAGGACGGCATCCACGGCGCGACGTTCTCCTCCGAGGAGCTCCACGAGGGCTCGCCGGCGACCGCCGTGCAGATCGGCGATCCGATCACGCAGAAGCGGATGATCGACTTCCTGCTCCGGGCCCGCGACGAGGGGCTCATGAGCTGCCTCACCGACAACGGCGCGGGCGGCCTCTCCTCCTCTGTCGGGGAGACCGCCGAGGCGCCCGGAGGCGCGAGGATCGACCTCGCGCTCGCGCCGCTCAAGTACGCGGGGCTCCAACCCTGGGAGATCTTCGTGTCCGAGGCGCAGGAGCGGATGACCGCGGCGGTCCCCCCCGAGAAGGCGGGGCGGTTCTTCGCCTTGGCGCGGGAGATGGGCGTCGAGGCCACGGACCTCGGCGACTACACCGCCGGCCCGTACCTGGAGCTGTCCTACGACGGGAAGCCGGTGGCGCTCTTCGACATGGCGTTCCTGCACGACGGCCTGCCGCAGATGCGGCTCGAGGCGCGGTGGCGGGCCCCGGACGAGCGGATGCCCGCGCTGCCCCCGCCCGGCGATCTCGGCGGCCGCCTGGCTGAGCTGCTCGGGCGCCTCGACGTCTGCTCGAAGGAGCGCTGGGTGCGCCAGTACGATCACGAGGTGCAGGGCGGCTCGGTCGTGAAGCCGCTCGTCGGCGCCGCGTGCGACGGCCCGTCGGACGCCGCCGTGGTCCGCCCGGTCCTCGAGTCCATGCGCGCGGTCTCAGTGAGCCACGGCATCTGCCCGCGCTACTCGGACATCGACAGCTACCACATGGCGGCGTGCGCTTTCGACGAGGCGGTCCGCGGCGCGGTCGCCGTGGGCGCGGATCCGTCGCGGATCGCGGCGCTCGACAACTTCTGCTGGTGCGATCCGGTGCAGAGCAAGGCGAACCCGGACGGCCGGCTGAAGATGGCGAAGCTCGTCCGCGCGGCCCGCGCCCTCCACGAGGTGTGCATCGCGTACGGCGTGCCGCTCGTGTCGGGCAAGGACAGCATGAAGAACGACTACGCGATCGGCGCGACGCGGATCTCGATCCCGCCGACGCTGCTCGTGACCGCCGTCGGACAGCTCGAGGACGCGCGGCAGGCGGTGACCATGGACGTGAAGCGCGCGGGTGACGTCGTGTTCGTCGTCGGGGAGACGCACGCGGATCTCGGCGCGACGCAGTACCTCGACCACCTCGGCCTCGCGGGCGGCTCGGTGCCGAAGCTGCGCGACCCCGGCGCGACGGCCTCGACCTACAGGTGGCTGCACCGCGCCGTGCGCGGCGGGCTCGTGGCCTCCTGCCACGACGTCTCGGACGGCGGCCTCGGCGTCGCGCTCGCGGAGGCGGCCTTCGCGGGTGGGCTCGGGATGAACGTCGATCTCCGGGAGGT harbors:
- a CDS encoding helix-turn-helix domain-containing protein, which codes for MQANDLFTAPQLAKLCSTDLKTIHNWVSRGEIKFFRTPGRHLRFRRDDIVEFLTKFGYPVPDGFAMTPRRVVIIDGAAGTRDQIARTLGSEVDVQTFSDCLDAAVAIGRQSPTVVCVNADGGPELVHAANRLAVCAAPSKVVVYGAAADRAGLDEALLTIKPGDCGEIGRVVRSLLKSS
- a CDS encoding patatin-like phospholipase family protein, which translates into the protein MSGAQEQTPNVALVVGRNVHAARAAELAALEGPDGSIALPDGTRLRVRLYGDPAEALSEIRQRPHGAILIDNRGDDGCAEFGETTAGKILPGLLASAGSVRIAPRNAVIVILPRGESTALHSYAIGSLQLGGVLVDPPSLAEILSAAHRVARPSEPGKIALCLAGGGIEGMFYEIGVLRALDAVLDGRAVCDFDVFSGISAGAVIAAFLANGVRPAEIADALHGRESRIAPVTRTMLFDPNLGEVARRIGGAVTDMMRGRFLTSPIDSAMKVAPNALFSGDKLREYLSRELSKPGLTNDFTKLGRQLYIGATDQDSGAHVTFGVEGMDDVPISSAIRASAAMTPYYAPEQIGGHYFVDGIFTRTIDLDVAVANGARLVICIDPLTPVQVDEPGFASGRGGLFTTVQSVKSMIRTRFSEVIGRAEESYPEVTVFVFSPTPRDLEKMSGTLMRFFYRTETEEMAFESAQRRIAADYDWLAADLARHGFALRKP
- a CDS encoding transcriptional coactivator p15/PC4 family protein; the encoded protein is MAEDKVVASFKRNPTEEVRAGIKEFKGRRYIDLRIYYMDDQGEWKPTRKGISLATDFMPELKQAVSAIETELGKLEKEE
- a CDS encoding AIR synthase-related protein, with amino-acid sequence MPHRIEIALKRGHRDALGARVASEIGRYLGYQVAKVRTVDVYTVDADLARGELERLAEAFRDPVIHDWSVDSPLARGFDWLIEVGFKPGVTDNVGRTSTESARLVLGDALPETACVYTSRQYLLFGELVRSEAEAIATGLLCNTLIHRFRAVDRRAFEESLGMSAEVPRVTDHAPPIVETIDLERGDEALAELSKRRTLALSLDELRTVRDHYRDPAVQEARRSRGLPEAPTDVEVEVLAQTWSEHCKHKIFNAYVSYFDEATGASEIDSIFKKYIQHATAVVRRELGADDFCLSVFKDNAGVWRFDDDTNLVFKVETHNSPSALDPYGGALTGIVGVNRDPLGTGRGARLFCNTDVFCLADPSFDGEIPPRLLHPRRVMEGVREGVEHGGNKSGVPTVNGSLVFDERFLGKPLVFCGTGGIMPAEIDGTPGYEKAARPGDRVVMIGGRIGKDGIHGATFSSEELHEGSPATAVQIGDPITQKRMIDFLLRARDEGLMSCLTDNGAGGLSSSVGETAEAPGGARIDLALAPLKYAGLQPWEIFVSEAQERMTAAVPPEKAGRFFALAREMGVEATDLGDYTAGPYLELSYDGKPVALFDMAFLHDGLPQMRLEARWRAPDERMPALPPPGDLGGRLAELLGRLDVCSKERWVRQYDHEVQGGSVVKPLVGAACDGPSDAAVVRPVLESMRAVSVSHGICPRYSDIDSYHMAACAFDEAVRGAVAVGADPSRIAALDNFCWCDPVQSKANPDGRLKMAKLVRAARALHEVCIAYGVPLVSGKDSMKNDYAIGATRISIPPTLLVTAVGQLEDARQAVTMDVKRAGDVVFVVGETHADLGATQYLDHLGLAGGSVPKLRDPGATASTYRWLHRAVRGGLVASCHDVSDGGLGVALAEAAFAGGLGMNVDLREVPRRDIDRDDVLLFSETPGRLVVTVPAAAARAFEIVMGGVAKRVGDVSEDPRLIVAGIAGDMIVDADVFALKAAWKRPLAPEEVR